TTAAGGTTTTCAATGGTAACAACTTATTAATCGATACAGAAAAAATGAAGTAAATTGTCCGGTATAATTTAAATGCGGTTTGTAAGAAAATTGCATAATGAAATTTGTATAAACTAGGCAATACATAATAGCACTTATAGTTATTATAATATATAAACTGGTAAAACTTAAATTTTATAAAATAGTTCTTTTGAATTTTAAAATAAAATATTTTTTATTAGCATGAGCTACTTGAATATTTTATTTTTAATATATTATTAACTATTGTTTTGCTAGAGCTCTGGTTATGTTTTAAGGGTTTTGCCTTATCAAAGTCATACTAAACAGTTTGATTTGGTTAAATGATTACATGTTGCAATTCATTCTAGAGAGAATGCATTAACAGAATTCCTTTAAAATATTTAACAAAAATATTTCATGTTTATAAAATATAATAGAAAAATTAAAAGGAATTTTAAATGAAATTTTCTATAAAAAATCAAGAGTTACTTATCTCCTACAAAATAATTAAATACTTAAAATATATTTATATAAAAAATTACAATTAATATTTTTTGAATAACATTTAATTTTTTAAAAAGCAATAAAATAACATAAGAATATTATCAACAATTAATTACTGGATATTCTAGATAAACTCGATAACATATTTTTGTATTCGGGATCCAGCCGTGGAATGAATCCCATAAAATTGGTACATCATACATCAAATAATATTATAAGTTTCGATATCATCAACTTTCAAAATTTATTATGGTTTAATTATTACTTCTCATCATATTATTTTGTATGTGTTGGTCTCGAAAATGTCTTGGGCATAAATTTATTTTACTTTAGATGACAATATATGAGATGCCAGATTTGCTAATATTCAATCTTTCGAATGAACTAAATGTTTACATATTGTACTAAATTATAGACAATATTATATCACAATAAGCAGTCACAACATTACATATAAACAAAAATTATTTTAAGAAGACTTACTAATAATTATTATAATTCGTCTTGAACTAATGCATAATATATTCTAAAATATATGGATATCTCGACTAATTTATTTTATTTTTCATAAATTTATATTTACTCTTGTCTACATTCATTTAGATAAATTTTTATAGTTAATTGAACTTTTTCATTGTGTTAACAACTTCCACCATTTGGTAGATCTCTGTCCATCGACGAATCACATTGACAACCAAATTTATTTATAGTATTTGGATTTAATTTTATCCATTAATTTATTTGTATCCATGTGTTCATTCTTATGTCTGAGTGAGCTTTTTCTACCTGATGAACTTCCATTATAGGTGAATTTCAATCACTGAATGAACTCATAGATGATTCTCCATATGATCTGCTTTCATTTTTGGATGAGCTTCTACTCATTGATGAACCATTTTGACCTTCAAACTGTTTTTCAATCTTAGATTTTGTTTCGTGTCTGAATTTTCTTTTAACCGTGTATTTATTTTTACTTCTAGGTGAAATTCCACCACTAAATGAATTGTCTCTGCTTGGTGAATTCGTACTCTTCGATGAACTTTCACCATCAAATGAACTTCCATTTTTATCTCGAAATTTATTTTTAATCTTGGATTTAGTTTCGTCTTTGAATTTTCTTTCACCCATATGTTTATCTTTATGATCTCTGCGTGAACTTTCACCGACTGATGAATTTCCACCGTTTGGAGAACCTCCATTCATTGGCGAATTTTCATTATTAGATGAATCATCATATGCTTTTCCACTTGATTTATCTTCATTGGATGAACCTCCATCAATTGATGAACCACTACTACCACTGAACTTACTTTTAGTTTTAGATTTGCTTTTATCTTTCGGTTTTTCTCTATCCATGTTTTTATTTATATCTTTAGGAGAACTTGTACTGCTGGATAAATTATTACTTCTAGGTGAACTTTCACCGTTTGGTGAACCGCCACTTATAGGTAAGCCTTCACCATCGGATGAAACATCATGTGCCTTTCCATCTGATTTCCTTTCAGTTTTGGATAAACTTCTATCCTTTGATGAACCACTTTTATCTTTCAATTTATTGGTAGATTTATCAAGGATTTTGTTTTTACCTTTGTGTTTACCTCTATCCTTGGGTGAACTTGCACCGCTAGAAGAATTTTCATAGCCAAGTGAACTACTACCGCTTGGTGAACCTCCACTCATTGGTGAGCTTCCACCATCGGATGAACCGCTCTTATCTTTCAATATACTTTTAATATTTGATTTGACTTTATCTAAGATAGTGTTTTTACCCTTGGGTTTACCTCCATCCTTGGGTGAACTTGCACCGCTAGATGAATTTCTATGGCCAGGTGAACTGCCACCGCTAGGTGAACTTCCACTCATTGGTGAGCTTCCACCACTAGATGGACTACTCTTTCCTTTAAATTTACTTTTAATCTTGGATTTAACTTTATCTAGAATAGTGCTTTTACCCTTGTGTTTACCTGTATTTTTGGGTGAACTCGCACCGCTCGATGAATTTCCACTGACAGGTGAACTTCCACCGCTTGGTGAACCTTCACTCATTTGTGAGCTTCCGCCACCGGATGAACTACTCTTACCTTTTAGTTTACTTTTAATCTTTGATTTAACTTTATCTATGATACTTTTTTTACCCTTGTGTTTACTTATGGCCTTAGGTGAACTTGCATTGCTCGATGAATTTCCACTACCAGGTGAATTTCCACCGCTTGGTGAACTTCCACCACCAGATGAACCTCTCTTATCTTTTAGTTTACTTTTAATCTTGGATTTTACTTTACCAAGAATAGTGCTTCTACCCTTGCTTTTACTTTCATTTTTGGGTGTACTTCTACCGGTAGGTGAACTTTCACTGCTAGCTGAACTTCCACTGCTTGCAGAACTTTTACTCATTGGTGAGTTTCCATCATCGGACGAACCACTCTTACCTTTCAATTTACTTTTAATCTTTGATTTAACTTTATCTAAGATAGTGCTTTTACCCTTGGGTTTACCTCCATCATTGGATGAACTTTCACCGCTAGATGAATTTTCATGGCCATGTGAACTGCCACCGCTAGGTGAACCTCCACTCATTGGTGAGCTTCCACCATCGGATGAACTGCTCTTACCTTTCAATTTACTTTTAATCTTTGCTTTAACTTTATCTAAGATAGTGCTTTTAACCTTGGGTTTACCTCCAACCTTGGGTGAACTTGCACCGCTAGATGAACTTCTATGGCCAGGTGAACTGTCACCGCTAGGGGAACCTCCACTTATTGGTGAGCTTCCACCACTAGATGGACCACTCGTTCCTTTAAATTTTCTTTTAATCTTGGATTTAAGTTTATCTACAATAGTGCTTTTACCCTTATGTTTATCTGCATTTTTGGGTGAACTCGCACCGCTCGATGAATTTCCACTGGCATGTGAATTTCCACCGCTTGGTGAACCTTCACTCATTTGTGAGCTTCCGCTACCGGATGAACTACTCTTACCTTTTAGTTTATTTTTAATCTTTGATTTAACTTTATCTATGATACTTTTTTTACCCTTGGGTTTACCTCCATCATTGGATGAACTTTCACCGCTAGATGAATTTTCATGGCCATGTGAACTGCCACCGCTAGGTGAACCTCCACTCATTGGTGATCACTCTTATCTTTTAGTTTACTTTTAATTTTGGATTTTACTTTATCGAGAATAGTGCTTTTACGCTTGTGTTTACTTTCATTTTTGGGTGTACTTCCACCACCAAGTGAACTTCCACCGCTTGGAGAACTTTCACTCATTGGTGAGCTTCCACCATCGGATGAACCGCTCTTACCTTTCAATTTACTTTTAATCTTTGATTTTACTTTATCTAAAATAGTGCTTTTATCCTTGGGTTTACCTCCATTCTTGGGTGAACTTTCACCGCTAGATGAATTTCCATGGCCAGGTGAACTGCCACCGGTAGGTGAACCTCCACTCATCGGTGAGCTTCCACCATCGGATGAACCGCTCATACCTTTCAATTTACCTTTAATCTTTGATTTAACTTTATCAAAGATAGTGTTTTTACTCTTGGGTTTATCTACATCCTTTGGTGAACTTGCACCGCTAGATGAATTTTCTTGGCCAGGTGAACTGCCACCGCTTGGTGAACCTCCACCCATTGGTGAGCTTCCACCACTAGATGGACTACTCTTTCCTTTTAATTTACTTTTAATCTTGGATTTAAGTTTATCTACAATAGTGCTTTTACCCTTGTGTTTACCTGTATTTTTGGATGAACTCGCACCGCTCAATGAATTTCCACTAACAGGTGAACTTCCACCGCTTGGTGAACCGTCACTCATTTGTGAGCTTCCGCCACCGGATGAACTATTCTTACCTTTCAGTTTACCTTTAATCTTTGATTTAACTTTATCTATGATACTTTTTTTACCCTTGTGTTTACTTATGTCNNNNNNNNNNNNNNNNNNNNNNNNNNNNNNNNNNNNNNNNNNNNNNNNNNNNNNNNNNNNNNNNNNNNNNNNNNNNNNNNNNNNNNNNNNNNNNNNNNNNNNNNNNNNNNNNNNNNNNNNNNNNNNNNNNNNNNAATAGTGCTTTTACCCTTGTGTTTACCTGTATTTTTGGATGAACTCGCACCGCTCAATGAATTTCCACTAACAGGTGAACTTCCACCGCTTGGTGAACCGTCACTCATTTGTGAGCTTCCGCCACCGGATGAACTATTCTTACCTTTTAGTTTACCTTTAATCTTTGATTTAACTTTATCTATGATACTTTTTTTACCCTTGTGTTTACTTATGTCTTTAGGTGAACTTGCATTGCTCGATGAATTTCCACTACCAGGTGAATTTCCACCGCTTGGTGAACTTCCACCACCAGATGAATCACTCTTATCTTTTAGTTTACTTTTAATTTTGGATTTTACTTTATCGAGAATAGTGCTTTTACGCTTGTGTTTACTTTCATTTTTGGGTGTACTTCCACCACCAAGTGAACTTCCACCGCTTGGAGAACTTTCACTCATTGGTGAGCTTCCACCATCGGATGAACCGCTCTTACCTTTCAATTTACTTTTAATCTTTGATTTAACTTTATCTAAGATAGTGCTTTTACTCTTGAGTTTACCTCCATCCTTGGGTGAACTTGCACTGCTAGATGAATTTCCTTGGCCATGTGAACTACCACCGCTTGGTGAACCTCCACTCATCGGTGAGCTTCCACCACTAGATGGACTACTCTTTCCTTTCAATTTACTTTTAATCTTGGATTTAAGTTTATCTACAATAGTGCTTTTACCCTTGTGTTTACCTGCATTTTTGGGTGAACTCGCACCGTTCGATGAATTTTCACTGACAGGTGAACTTCCACCGCTTGGTGAACCTTCACTCATTTGTGAGCTTCCGCCACCGGATGAACTACTCTTACCTTTTAGTTTACTTTTAATCTTTGATTTAACTTTATCTATGATACTTTTTTTACCCTTGTGTTTACTTACGTCCTTAGGTGAACTTGCACTTCTCGATGAATTTCCACTACCATGTGAGTTTCCACCGTTTGGTGAACTTCCACCACCAGATGAACCACTATTATCTTTTATTTTACTTTTAATCTTGGATTTTATTTTATCAAAAATAGTTTTTTTTCCCTGGTGTTTACTTTCATTTTTGGGTGTACTTCTACCGCTAGGTGAACTTCCACTGCTAGCTGAACTTCCACCGCTTGGTAAACTTCCACCATCGGATGAACCGCTCTTACCTTTCAATTTACTTTTAATCTTTGATTTAACTTTATCTAAGATAGTGCTTTTACCATTGGGTTTACCTCCAGCCTTGGGTGAACTTTCACCGCTAGATGAATTTCCGTGGCCAGGTGAACTGCCACCGCTAAGTGAACCTCCACTCATTGGTGAGCTTCCACCATTGGATGAACTGCTCTTACCTTTCAATTTATTTTTAATCTTTGATTTAACTTTATCTAAGATATTGCTTTTACCCTTGGGTTTACCTCTATCCTTGGATGAACTTGCATCGCTAGATGTATTTTCTTGGCCAGGTGAACTGCCACCGCTTGGTGAACCTCCACTCATTGGTGAGCTTCCACCACTAGATGGACCACTATTTCCTTTCAATTTATTTTTAATCTTGGATTTAAGTTTATCTACAATAGTGTTTTTACCTTTGTGTTTACCTGCATTTTTGGGTGAACTCGCACCCTTTGATGAATTTTCACTGATAGGTGAATTTCCACCGCTTGGTGAACCTTCACTCATTTGTGAGCTTCCGCCACCGTATGAACTACTCTCACCTTTTAGTTTACTTTTAATCTTTGATTTAACTTTATCTATGATACTTTTTTTACCCTTGTGTTTACTTATGTCCTTAGGTGAACTTGCATTGCTCGATGAATTTTCACTACCAGGTGAATTTTCACCGCTTGGTGAACTTCCACCACCAGATGAACCACTCTTATCTTTTAGTTTACTTTTAATTTTGGATTTTACTTTATCAAGTATAGTGCTTTTTCCCTTGTGTTTACTTTTATTTTTGGGTGCACTTCCACCGCCAGGTGAACTTCCACTGCTAGCTGAACTTCCACCGCTTGGTGAACTTTCACTCATTGGTGAGCTTCCACCATCGGATGAAGCGCTTTTACCTTTCAATTTACTTTTAATCTTTGATTTAACTTTATCTAAGATAGTGCTTTTACCTTTGGGTTTACCTCCATTCTTGGGTGAATTTTCACCGCTAGATGAATTTCCATGGTCAGGTGAACTGCCACCGCTAGATGAACCTCCACTCATCGGTGAGCTTCCACCATCGGATAAACCGCTCTTACCTTTCAATTTACTTTTAATCTTGGATTTAACTTTATCTAGAATAGTGCTTTTACCCTTGTGTTTACCTGTATTTTTGGGTGAACTCGCACTGCTCGATGAATTTCCACTGACAGGTGAACTTCCACCGCTTGGTGAACCTTCACTCATTTGTGAGCTTCCGCCACCGGATAAACTACTCTTACTTTTAAGTTTACTTTTAATCTTTGATTTCACTTTATCTATGATCCTTTTTTTACCCTTGTGTTTACTTACGTCCTTAGATGAACTTGCACCACTCGATGAATTTTCGCTACCAGGTGATTTTCTACCGCTTGGTGAACTTCCACCACCAGATGAACCAATTTTATCTTTTAATTTACTTTTAATTTTGGATTTTACTTTATCTATAACAGTACTTTTACTCTTGTGTTTACTTTCTCTTTTGGGTGTACTTCCACCGCCAGGTGAATTCCCACCGCCTGGTGAACTTCCACCGTCAGGTGAACTTCCACTGCTTGGTGAACTTTCACTCATTGGTGAGCTTCCACCATTGGATGAACCGCTCTTACTTTTCAATTTATTTTTAATCTTTGATTTAACTTTATCTAAGATAGTGCTTTTACCCTTGGATTTACCTGCATCTTTGGGTGAACTTGCAATGTTAGATGAATTTTTATTGCCTGGTGAACTACCATTGCTTGGTGAACCTCCACTCATTGGTGAACTTTCACCACTAGATGAACCACTCTTACTTTTCAACTTACTTTTTATCTTGGATTTAACTTTATCTATGATACTTCTTTTACCTTTGTGTTTACTTACGTCCTTAGGTGAACTTGCACCGCTCGATGATTTTTTACTACTAGGTGAATTTTCACCGCTTGATGAACCTACACCACCAGAAGAACCAGTCTTATCTGTATGTTTACTTTTAATCTTGGGTTTTACTTTATCTATGATAGTGTTTTTACCTTTGTGTTTACTTCCATTTTCGGGTGTATTTTCACTGCGAGGTGAACTTCCACTACCAGATAAACTTCCACCGCTTGGTAAACTTTCATTCATTGGTGAGCTTCCACCATCGGATGAACCATTTTTACCTTTTAATTTATTTTTAATCTTGGATTTAACTTTATCTATAACAGTGCTTTTTCCCGTATGTTTATTTTCATTTTTCGGTAAACTTTCACATGTACATGAATTTTCACGATTAGGTGAAATTTTATTTTTTGGCGATTTTTGACCATCAGATGAATTGCCATGTGATTTTTCAGTTGATTTAATTCTATTCATAGACGAATCTTCTTTTACTGATGAACTGTTTTTCCCTTTAACCAAGTGTTTACCTTCACTTCTTGATGAACTAGATCCGGTCGGTGGAGCTCCTCGTGGAGGTGGATTATGCTCGGGCTTTACTCCCATCCTATGCCTACATCACACAAATAATTACACGTATACATAAGATATTAATCAAGAAAACAACTTTGTACATATACTCTTATCAATTACGTGACAAATATTTCCAAAGGCAGAAAGAAAGTTCTGACGAAAGACACATAATAAGTTAAAATTTCTTAAGAAGTAAAACAGCAATGAGAACAATGAGAATGAGGTGTAACTGATTTGTAACTTTAAGAAGAAGAAAAGTGTTGAAGTAGCAGGTAAACAGAAACTTTGAGAAAAAAAAAAGAGAAATACAGAAGGAAAAAAGCTATATTTTCTTTTATAAGCACGTATGTGAATAATATATAAGCATAATTCTCGAGTCCATATGTCAATTCAATATTCTGATTAAATTTACTTGGTGAGCCATATAATGAGAGCCACGGCCGTCACTGCGAAGGCGACACCTGTGCCGAGAGTAGTGGCTATAGTGGCAGCAGGTACGAGAACCGGACTGAATATGATGAAAAGCGGTGCGGATACAGCTAA
This genomic interval from Brassica oleracea var. oleracea cultivar TO1000 chromosome C2, BOL, whole genome shotgun sequence contains the following:
- the LOC106322537 gene encoding sericin 1-like, with the protein product MREEEHQNELVQTPSQRAENCFRCNVFAFLVPLLEVIKVVAAPVASVIFIGFAGIILACLAVALAVSAPLFIIFSPVLVPAATIATTLGTGVAFAVTAVALIIWLTKHRMGVKPEHNPPPRGAPPTGSSSSRSEGKHLVKGKNSSSVKEDSSMNRIKSTEKSHGNSSDGQKSPKNKISPNRENSCTCESLPKNENKHTGKSTVIDKVKSKIKNKLKGKNGSSDGGSSPMNESLPSGGSLSGSGSSPRSENTPENGSKHKGSSSGENSPSSKKSSSGASSPKDVSKHKGKRSIIDKVKSKIKSKLKSKSGSSSGESSPMSGGSPSNGSSPGNKNSSNIASSPKDAGKSKGKSTILDKVKSKIKNKLKSKSGSSNGGSSPMSESSPSSGSSPDGGSSPGGGNSPGGGSTPKRESKHKSKSTVIDKVKSKIKSKLKDKIGSSGGGSSPSGRKSPGSENSSSGASSSKDVSKHKGKKRIIDKVKSKIKSKLKSKSSLSGGGSSQMSEGSPSGGSSPVSGNSSSSASSPKNTGKHKGKSTILDKVKSKIKSKLKGKSGLSDGGSSPMSGGSSSGGSSPDHGNSSSGENSPKNGGKPKGKSTILDKVKSKIKSKLKGKSASSDGGSSPMSESSPSGGSSASSGSSPGGGSAPKNKSKHKGKSTILDKVKSKIKSKLKDKSGSSGGGSSPSGENSPGSENSSSNASSPKDISKHKGKKSIIDKVKSKIKSKLKGESSSYGGGSSQMSEGSPSGGNSPISENSSKGASSPKNAGKHKGKNTIVDKLKSKIKNKLKGNSGPSSGGSSPMSGGSPSGGSSPGQENTSSDASSSKDRGKPKGKSNILDKVKSKIKNKLKGKSSSSNGGSSPMSGGSLSGGSSPGHGNSSSGESSPKAGGKPNGKSTILDKVKSKIKSKLKGKSGSSDDGNSPMSKSSASSGSSASSESSPTGRSTPKNESKSKGRSTILGKVKSKIKSKLKDKRGSSGGGSSPSGGNSPGSGNSSSNASSPKAISKHKGKKSIIDKVKSKIKSKLKGKSSSSGGGSSQMSEGSPSGGSSPVSGNSSSGASSPKNTGKHKGKSTILDKVKSKIKSKFKGKSSPSSGGSSPMSGSSPSGGSSPGHRNSSSGASSPKDGGKPKGKNTILDKVKSNIKSILKDKSGSSDGGSSPMSGGSPSGSSSLGYENSSSGASSPKDRGKHKGKNKILDKSTNKLKDKSGSSKDRSLSKTERKSDGKAHDVSSDGEGLPISGGSPNGESSPRSNNLSSSTSSPKDINKNMDREKPKDKSKSKTKSKFSGSSGSSIDGGSSNEDKSSGKAYDDSSNNENSPMNGGSPNGGNSSVGESSRRDHKDKHMGERKFKDETKSKIKNKFRDKNGSSFDGESSSKSTNSPSRDNSFSGGISPRSKNKYTVKRKFRHETKSKIEKQFEGQNGSSMSRSSSKNESRSYGESSMSSFSD